ATGCAAAATTATCTTTACAAATTAGAAAAAGAGTTGAAAGTAACAACCAACTATTATAAACACTTGGGAGTAAATTGTGGAACTGAAATCTACTATAAACTTAAATACCCAAAAAAAGAATGTTATAACATAATAAACCGGTATTTTAAAGAAAAAAAAGAGGCAAGATTTAAATCAAGAGTAAATGCATATCTTGAATGGAAAGAAAATAAAAATGGGAATGTAGGGTTTGGGGAGTGTATTAGTAATAAAAATAATAAAGATATTAGAGAAAAAACAAACAAAGGAATTATAGAAAAACAACAGCTAAAAAAATATTTCAATAAATGTAATTTTTTATCGAAAAAAACTCTTTCTATTTTAGATTTAAATCTTAACAAAGATAAAGCCATAGAAGTATTAAAAATAATAAAAAAAATCGAACTTAACTTAACAAAACATAAAAACAATTTAAGCCAAAATTATTCTGAAACAAAAAAAAATCAGTTAAAAAAAATATTAAGTGATACTCAACAACAATTAGAGCAAAAAGGACATTATCCCAACAATTTAAAAGTTTATATTCAAGATATTTATGAAAAATATAAAAACAAACCCCATTTTATTATAGAAAACCAAAAATACAAAGATTTAAGCAATATAAAAATTAAATTAGAAAAATCAATTGAAAGAAAAAAAGAAAGTTCTGGAAGTAATCACGAACGAATTAAAATAAATATTTTTAATATACTAATTGAACAGTTAAAAAAAGAGTCAGAAATTAAATTTTTAAAAACAACGGTAAAAAATTATCTAAATAAAAAGAATAAACTAGAATACAATAAAGTATTTGATAAATACTATTGGGAATTGTTAAAAATAATAAAAAATAAAAAATATTGTGTAGGGATTAAATATGCAAGCAATATCTGATTTTAAAGAACCTATAAGACCGATAATCAAACGTTCGGACAAAAAAGATCTTTTTGTAAAAATTGAGATGGATGAGCATAGAACAATATATCACACAAAAATAATGATGGACATTTACAAATTTGGATTTGATAGTAAAAAAAATATATTTCGTCTGTCATTAAGAAAATTATTTAACCAATTAAGAGTGGAGGAATTTCGATTACATAAAAAAGAAGGCGACAAATTCATAGGAATTTTTTATGGATATAGAAAACCTATAAAAAATGTTTTTGTAAAATATGAAATAAACGGAACTAAAAAATCATATGCATTTTCAAAAGCATATTACATAGAGTTTAGATTTCAAAAAGGTAGTATTTTTTGCTATTTTAAAGGATTATTCCGTTTATTAAAAAAAGAAAGAGTAGATAATTTTTACAATAAAACACTGATTAGAATTTTTACAGAATTAGAAGAAAAAGTTTACGAATTTTATGGTAAAAAATATCCAAAAAAAGGAATTCTTTTAAAATGGATAAAAAAAAACCAGAAATGATAACAATCGGTTCAATTAAAATTGGCGTTTGTAAAAGCATGTTAGCAGTTATATTTTTACATGTTTTAAAAGAGATTAAAATTCAATTTTTAATGGATGTATGAATTTAATAAGCAATAATATGCATATTATACAATTCCATTCAATTTTGTGTAAATTTGAAAAAGAAGACATTCCTTATATAAATAACTTAAACTTATTATAGAATACATATTTGATAAGAATTTATATTCTAATAATTTTGATTATGTAATAATTAATACTTCGCCTAGACCAAGTTCTTTATTATTTAATGCGTTAAATGTTAAATATAAAGTTGTAATACCTATTAAGGCAAAAGGATGATCTGTAGGATATTTTTCAATATTAAT
This window of the Borreliella valaisiana VS116 genome carries:
- a CDS encoding plasmid maintenance protein, whose protein sequence is MKSHFISFKNNPYSSKSQHKLIVLVSTLSYVNRQYKKYVQSNIFYYFNKNLKRNGQTTVTLKTMQNYLYKLEKELKVTTNYYKHLGVNCGTEIYYKLKYPKKECYNIINRYFKEKKEARFKSRVNAYLEWKENKNGNVGFGECISNKNNKDIREKTNKGIIEKQQLKKYFNKCNFLSKKTLSILDLNLNKDKAIEVLKIIKKIELNLTKHKNNLSQNYSETKKNQLKKILSDTQQQLEQKGHYPNNLKVYIQDIYEKYKNKPHFIIENQKYKDLSNIKIKLEKSIERKKESSGSNHERIKINIFNILIEQLKKESEIKFLKTTVKNYLNKKNKLEYNKVFDKYYWELLKIIKNKKYCVGIKYASNI
- a CDS encoding DUF226 domain-containing protein; protein product: MSDFKEPIRPIIKRSDKKDLFVKIEMDEHRTIYHTKIMMDIYKFGFDSKKNIFRLSLRKLFNQLRVEEFRLHKKEGDKFIGIFYGYRKPIKNVFVKYEINGTKKSYAFSKAYYIEFRFQKGSIFCYFKGLFRLLKKERVDNFYNKTLIRIFTELEEKVYEFYGKKYPKKGILLKWIKKNQK